Proteins encoded within one genomic window of Armatimonadota bacterium:
- a CDS encoding type IV pilus twitching motility protein PilT yields the protein MHLDEILTMAVERKASDVHITSGLPPMMRLDGEVLPLPFQKLGDEEAKRLIYETLSDDNLQKFEQVHELDFGHTVKSVARFRFNVYMQRNSVAGALRIIPNRIPTYDELRLPPIVRDVCKRTSGLILVTGPTGSGKTTTIAAMIDDINETLHGHILTIEDPIEYLHKHKSCMVNQREMHSDTLSFQGSLRAVLREDPDIILVGELRDLETIEAALTLAETGHLVFGTLHTRNAPATIDRIIDVFPAGQQAQIRLLLANTIEAVISQQLLPKLGGGRVVALEVMIGVSAVKNLIREGKTHQMYSVIETSSKVGMVTMDKALADLVRQATVSYEEAMTRAVDKETFTRLAKHSAA from the coding sequence GTGCACCTCGATGAGATCTTGACCATGGCTGTTGAGCGGAAGGCGAGCGACGTCCACATCACCTCCGGCCTGCCACCTATGATGCGATTGGATGGCGAGGTGCTTCCGCTGCCGTTTCAGAAACTTGGCGACGAAGAAGCGAAGCGACTGATTTATGAGACGCTGTCCGACGACAACCTACAGAAATTCGAACAAGTGCACGAACTCGACTTCGGTCACACCGTCAAGTCCGTAGCGCGGTTTCGCTTCAACGTTTATATGCAGCGCAACTCGGTCGCCGGAGCACTTAGAATTATCCCCAACCGAATACCGACGTACGATGAGCTGCGTCTGCCTCCGATCGTTCGAGACGTCTGCAAGAGAACGTCCGGCTTGATTCTCGTGACTGGACCGACCGGGTCTGGCAAGACGACGACGATCGCGGCAATGATCGACGATATCAACGAGACCCTTCACGGTCACATACTCACGATCGAAGATCCGATCGAGTACTTGCACAAACATAAGAGCTGCATGGTGAACCAGCGCGAAATGCACAGTGACACGCTGTCGTTTCAGGGATCGCTTCGTGCCGTCTTGCGAGAAGACCCGGATATCATTCTAGTCGGCGAGCTGCGGGATCTTGAAACGATCGAGGCGGCGTTGACGTTGGCTGAGACCGGACACTTGGTATTCGGCACGTTGCACACGCGGAACGCTCCGGCAACGATCGACAGGATCATCGACGTGTTCCCTGCCGGTCAGCAGGCTCAGATTCGCTTGCTTCTCGCGAACACGATTGAGGCGGTGATTTCACAGCAGCTGCTCCCCAAGCTCGGTGGTGGACGTGTGGTAGCTCTTGAAGTGATGATCGGCGTCTCGGCAGTGAAGAACCTCATACGAGAGGGGAAGACGCACCAAATGTACTCGGTCATAGAAACATCGTCCAAGGTCGGCATGGTCACGATGGACAAGGCTCTGGCGGACCTAGTCCGACAGGCGACAGTGAGCTACGAAGAAGCGATGACCAGGGCGGTCGACAAAGAGACGTTCACCCGCCTCGCCAAGCACTCGGCAGCCTAG